The Streptococcus gwangjuense nucleotide sequence AGAACTTCCAAGGCTTTTCGACCATAACCTCTTCCTTGGTACTGCTGACCAATCATTATCCGCCAGATAAAGTATTCCGCTTCATCCTTGTCTATTTCCAGCAGGAGAAAGCCAACCACTTGCTTATCCCAATAGATTGCCCTCGGAAACACATCTTCATTTTCCCGGTAGAGCCATGCGTCAGCTAAAGAGCGTACATTTGGAGCCACGAAACGTGCTCGTTCATCAGCTTCAGATATTTTCAAATCCAGCACTGCCTGAAAACTGCTCTCATCTACTAATTTCAGTTCAATCATTTTTTCTCCTAGCAAGATTGCGCAATCAAAACTTGACTTCGCTCTTATTTTCGTGCAACTCCCAAGCTATCCAGAACCTCTGGATACAACTTGTACTCTGCCTCATGAATGCGAGCTTCAAAACTGTCAATCGTATCATTAGCTAAGCGTGGCACACGCACTTGTTTGATAATCTTTCCTGTATCCACACCAGAATCCACCCAGTGAATGGTCACGCCAGACTGTTCCACCCCAGCATTCCAAGCACCCTCAATCCCATGAGCTCCTGGAAATTCTGGCAAGTAGGCTGGATGAATGTTTATAATCCGACCTTCATAAGC carries:
- a CDS encoding GNAT family N-acetyltransferase, producing MIELKLVDESSFQAVLDLKISEADERARFVAPNVRSLADAWLYRENEDVFPRAIYWDKQVVGFLLLEIDKDEAEYFIWRIMIGQQYQGRGYGRKALEVLIKEAQMDRVCSHIVADYVVGNEKMKHLLTSLGFQETGFIEENNEVAMRLDLKKEE
- the purN gene encoding phosphoribosylglycinamide formyltransferase, which gives rise to MKKIAVFASGNGSNFQVIAEQFPVEFVFSDHRDAYVLERAEQLGVLSYAFELKEFESKADYEAALVELLEEHQIDLVCLAGYMKIVGATLLAAYEGRIINIHPAYLPEFPGAHGIEGAWNAGVEQSGVTIHWVDSGVDTGKIIKQVRVPRLANDTIDSFEARIHEAEYKLYPEVLDSLGVARK